The Thomasclavelia ramosa DSM 1402 genome includes a region encoding these proteins:
- a CDS encoding alpha/beta hydrolase, translated as MGKKTKIALTGSLTMLAAGIGSLTMLAAGIGSLFYAGNYLYNLALNKQANKDAIFTNPSTNNQIPDKDRTDINKKGDSSNFFDTIHYQDVFLDSDDGLKLHAYQFLNYGHDYVIIVHGYTSEGKLMHASAKHFYEQGYNLLLPDLRGHGQSEGDYIAMGWLDRLDIINWIKYLIDNDSKVKIILYGVSMGAATVMNVTGEKLPVNVIAAIEDCGFTSTWEMFSYQLKEMYNLPSRPFLDIANIVTQIRAGYSFGKAEAIEQVKKSTTPTLFIHGDKDRFVPFKMLNQLYQSANCPKEKLVIKGAGHAQCEKIGGQVYWSKIDSFIRKYQD; from the coding sequence ATGGGAAAAAAGACGAAAATTGCATTAACTGGTAGTTTAACTATGTTGGCAGCTGGAATTGGTAGTTTAACTATGTTGGCAGCTGGAATTGGTAGTTTATTTTATGCTGGTAATTATTTATATAATTTGGCATTAAATAAACAGGCTAATAAAGATGCGATATTTACTAATCCCTCAACAAATAATCAAATACCCGATAAAGATAGAACCGATATAAATAAGAAGGGAGATAGTAGCAATTTTTTTGATACTATTCATTATCAGGATGTATTCTTAGACAGTGATGATGGATTAAAACTGCATGCTTATCAATTTTTGAATTACGGGCATGATTATGTGATTATTGTCCATGGATATACATCTGAAGGTAAATTGATGCATGCGAGTGCTAAACATTTTTATGAGCAAGGTTACAATCTTTTGCTTCCTGATCTTCGAGGTCATGGGCAGAGTGAAGGTGACTATATTGCAATGGGCTGGCTCGATCGTTTAGACATAATTAACTGGATCAAATATTTAATTGATAATGATTCAAAAGTTAAAATTATCCTGTATGGAGTATCTATGGGAGCGGCTACAGTAATGAATGTAACAGGGGAAAAATTGCCTGTCAATGTTATTGCTGCTATTGAAGATTGTGGATTCACTAGTACATGGGAGATGTTTTCCTATCAGCTAAAAGAAATGTATAATTTGCCAAGTCGACCATTTTTAGATATTGCAAATATTGTGACTCAGATTCGAGCCGGTTATTCATTTGGCAAAGCTGAAGCAATCGAACAAGTGAAAAAATCAACTACGCCAACATTATTTATTCATGGCGATAAGGATCGTTTTGTCCCTTTTAAAATGCTCAATCAATTATATCAAAGTGCTAATTGTCCTAAGGAAAAATTGGTAATCAAGGGTGCCGGACATGCTCAATGTGAAAAAATTGGTGGTCAAGTTTATTGGAGTAAAATTGATAGTTTTATTAGAAAATATCAAGACTAA
- a CDS encoding WYL domain-containing protein, with product MGDISNGTRILLTQYLLKRLTDEDHALSRDELIKRIGGLGTTISSNTIKADIESIKSYNNLIKDCQDELLTPFICNESGSINYATKQKKGAYVEKTYYTDAQLILLTRLLGRGLHLESQNDSKLLEKVLSDSSLYKINHYHLLDNINSTYEDNCITVYLEQIIKAINTFACVSFKELEYSVVENKVIDRPSHKTILLYPTNIDIKNDQVYLVGYLINSSEDFELAYYRIDRIDQLKITRTPKYIQAKTECFKERIWLSNDPLDIGKDNLINIELRVYLGNENIFEALYQRFKGCTFTVEQFRRFVNVSIERVPDDKKLVSGFLQLANHVEVFKPLELRDKIKEEINQMYLMYRS from the coding sequence ATGGGAGATATTAGTAATGGAACTCGCATATTGCTAACGCAATATTTATTAAAAAGATTAACAGACGAAGATCATGCTTTATCACGTGATGAACTAATTAAAAGAATTGGTGGGTTAGGAACGACGATTTCTAGCAATACGATTAAAGCAGATATTGAATCAATAAAATCTTATAATAATTTGATAAAAGATTGTCAAGATGAGTTGCTTACCCCTTTTATATGCAATGAAAGTGGTAGTATTAATTATGCAACAAAACAAAAAAAAGGTGCGTACGTTGAAAAGACATATTATACTGATGCTCAATTAATTTTATTGACAAGGTTATTAGGTCGAGGATTACATTTAGAAAGTCAAAATGATTCAAAATTATTAGAAAAAGTATTATCAGATAGTTCTTTGTATAAAATAAATCATTATCATTTGTTAGATAATATCAATTCAACTTATGAAGATAATTGTATTACAGTGTATTTAGAGCAAATTATTAAGGCTATAAATACATTTGCTTGTGTATCATTTAAAGAATTGGAATATAGTGTTGTTGAAAACAAAGTTATAGATAGGCCTAGTCATAAAACAATTTTATTATATCCAACTAATATTGATATAAAAAATGATCAAGTATATTTAGTTGGTTACCTAATAAATAGTAGTGAAGATTTTGAATTGGCATATTATCGAATTGATCGCATTGATCAATTGAAAATAACTCGTACCCCTAAATATATCCAAGCAAAGACTGAGTGTTTTAAGGAGCGAATCTGGTTATCTAATGATCCGCTTGATATTGGAAAAGATAATTTGATCAACATTGAATTACGTGTGTATTTAGGAAATGAGAATATTTTTGAAGCTTTGTATCAACGATTTAAGGGATGTACATTCACAGTTGAACAATTCCGTCGATTTGTAAATGTTTCAATTGAACGGGTTCCTGATGATAAAAAGTTAGTCAGTGGCTTTTTACAATTAGCTAATCATGTTGAGGTTTTTAAACCGTTGGAATTAAGAGATAAGATAAAAGAAGAAATTAATCAAATGTATTTGATGTATCGCAGTTAA
- a CDS encoding DUF5684 domain-containing protein, whose product MNYFEYSYSTSSTTTIFIFIFILLNIIARWRLFTKARRWGISAFIPIYSDIALCRIVKLSPLWLLFLLIPLINMYFIIFYHIVISFKLSFAFGKGIMFGLGLLVFNPLFILILGFGNCEYRY is encoded by the coding sequence ATGAACTACTTTGAGTATAGCTATTCCACTAGCAGCACTACAACTATTTTTATATTTATTTTCATCCTCTTAAATATAATTGCACGATGGCGTTTATTCACTAAAGCTAGACGTTGGGGAATCAGTGCTTTTATTCCAATTTATAGTGATATTGCATTATGTCGAATTGTAAAACTTTCACCACTTTGGCTTCTATTTCTTTTAATTCCCCTTATTAATATGTACTTTATTATCTTTTATCACATTGTTATTAGTTTTAAACTTTCTTTTGCATTTGGAAAAGGCATAATGTTCGGACTTGGCTTGTTAGTTTTCAACCCACTGTTCATTTTAATATTAGGGTTTGGGAATTGTGAATATCGTTACTAA
- a CDS encoding alpha/beta hydrolase: MRQVKRWILQIGICFTLLLSLGVYSMSNVHAVNEGITITDNTTGLSEAKYQVTFVVDSTKLGENVENIQLQGGFQFIKSSEAPWYQENGASNDGIRWYSAYEYEQGMYPTGGCGNTERTEFNYNGNYILYDMVKDENLYSVTLPLPATEYFYGYFVTYSDGSAVVVQDPVNPSKKNEINNHDATWSYFYVGNSSDALAGQSYIYPRNNNMGSYQYDTYIAYDGTENCLGIYLPNGYSLGNNYKTIYLAHGNGGNETEWCQLGSAGNIVDNLIAEGELADSIIVTLNNSHFSGTGFDIKSNVILAQDVVNNVIPFIEKNYKVSTDPKDRAYAGLSAGGVAASTVMEIAPDSFGYFGIISAAVQIDDEVFTDELISKLQTKKIYLSAGTVDFGLINSFFKASILDFMLPKLDAENIDYTFEIQNGGHDWNTWRGAFTTFAKDILWNQENIEYCITDGANKNIKQGEELKIKTDIPSSLFKMLIIDDQEIDRSKYTVSGDLITIILPKELISTLTIGEHILVIIANEGQAATMFNITADTNVLDIVENDQITKQSSHTAVLAPKTDDPSLFEVYCLFILLSGGAIVVIKKKYFN, translated from the coding sequence ATGAGACAAGTAAAAAGATGGATTTTGCAGATAGGAATTTGTTTTACACTATTGTTATCTTTGGGTGTATACTCAATGAGTAATGTACATGCTGTTAATGAGGGAATAACTATTACTGATAACACAACCGGCCTTAGTGAGGCAAAGTATCAAGTAACCTTTGTTGTTGACAGTACAAAATTAGGGGAAAATGTTGAAAATATCCAATTACAAGGAGGCTTCCAATTTATTAAGAGTTCTGAAGCTCCCTGGTATCAAGAAAACGGGGCAAGCAATGATGGAATAAGGTGGTATTCGGCTTATGAATATGAGCAGGGAATGTATCCTACTGGAGGATGCGGAAATACTGAACGAACTGAGTTTAATTATAATGGAAACTATATTCTCTATGATATGGTAAAAGATGAAAATTTATATTCTGTCACCTTACCATTACCAGCAACAGAATATTTTTATGGATATTTTGTAACTTATAGTGATGGATCTGCAGTAGTTGTGCAGGATCCTGTTAATCCTTCAAAAAAGAATGAAATTAATAATCATGATGCTACTTGGTCTTATTTTTATGTTGGAAATAGTTCAGATGCATTAGCGGGTCAATCTTATATTTATCCAAGAAATAATAATATGGGTTCTTATCAATACGATACATACATCGCTTATGATGGAACTGAAAATTGTCTTGGGATTTATTTACCGAATGGTTATAGTTTAGGGAATAACTATAAAACGATTTATTTAGCACATGGTAATGGGGGCAACGAAACTGAATGGTGTCAATTAGGATCAGCAGGTAATATTGTTGATAATCTAATTGCTGAAGGAGAACTAGCTGATAGTATAATCGTGACATTAAATAATTCGCATTTTAGCGGGACAGGATTTGATATTAAATCGAATGTCATATTGGCTCAAGATGTTGTTAATAATGTAATTCCTTTTATTGAAAAGAATTATAAGGTTTCAACTGATCCTAAGGATCGAGCTTATGCTGGATTGTCAGCTGGTGGTGTTGCGGCAAGTACAGTAATGGAAATTGCACCTGATAGTTTTGGATATTTTGGTATTATTTCAGCAGCTGTTCAAATTGATGATGAAGTATTTACAGACGAACTTATTTCAAAATTACAGACAAAGAAAATCTATCTTTCGGCAGGAACAGTTGATTTTGGGTTGATTAATTCTTTTTTTAAGGCCTCTATCTTAGATTTTATGTTACCTAAATTAGATGCTGAAAATATTGATTATACTTTTGAAATACAAAATGGGGGACATGACTGGAATACGTGGCGCGGAGCTTTTACAACATTTGCTAAAGATATCCTATGGAATCAAGAAAATATTGAATATTGTATAACAGATGGAGCTAATAAAAATATTAAACAGGGAGAAGAACTTAAAATAAAGACTGACATACCATCGTCATTATTCAAAATGCTCATAATTGATGATCAAGAAATTGATAGATCAAAGTATACTGTTTCTGGTGATCTAATAACCATTATTTTACCAAAAGAACTTATTTCAACATTAACAATTGGAGAACATATATTAGTAATAATCGCAAATGAGGGACAAGCAGCTACAATGTTTAATATTACTGCTGATACTAATGTTCTAGATATAGTAGAGAATGATCAGATAACTAAACAATCATCACATACTGCTGTGCTGGCACCTAAGACGGATGATCCTTCGCTGTTTGAAGTTTATTGTCTATTTATTTTGTTAAGTGGGGGAGCAATAGTTGTAATAAAGAAAAAGTATTTTAATTGA
- a CDS encoding MurR/RpiR family transcriptional regulator: protein MDEEILESFLTFIQRCNSEAVNSNDYNIIQNVFKYIGKKTFPSINELAREANVSKASISRFIKKYSFENYQQFRTLLSTQTTLLDYNLKVFLSQNILFKSNEEISEYLFQQCLDNLVATKENLDLATLLKIVQLFKESEDITFLGDEHDLDEFLLLQIKLLTSGKCAYLFKVSETKTVRSYFFNENSVVVIINVCDGFFHYHDALENAKEVGAKVIYISQDYNKEVADKVDIFYRYGVEWSINTGYVSLYYIGELLEKLCIRNF, encoded by the coding sequence ATGGATGAGGAAATACTAGAAAGTTTCTTAACCTTTATTCAAAGATGTAACAGCGAAGCTGTTAATAGTAATGATTATAATATTATTCAAAATGTATTTAAGTATATTGGAAAAAAAACATTCCCTTCTATTAATGAATTAGCTCGAGAGGCGAATGTATCTAAGGCAAGTATTTCAAGATTTATAAAAAAATATAGTTTTGAAAATTATCAGCAATTTAGAACCCTATTATCAACTCAAACAACACTCTTAGATTATAATTTGAAAGTATTTTTATCACAGAATATTCTTTTTAAAAGTAATGAAGAAATCAGTGAATATCTTTTTCAACAGTGTCTTGATAATCTTGTTGCAACAAAAGAGAATCTTGATTTAGCAACGCTTTTAAAAATTGTTCAGTTATTTAAGGAAAGCGAGGATATTACTTTTCTAGGTGATGAGCATGATCTTGATGAATTCCTTTTGTTGCAAATCAAATTATTGACTTCGGGGAAGTGCGCATATCTGTTTAAAGTCAGTGAAACGAAGACGGTTAGGAGCTATTTTTTTAATGAAAATTCAGTTGTTGTTATCATTAATGTATGTGACGGTTTTTTTCACTACCATGATGCGTTAGAAAATGCAAAAGAAGTTGGGGCTAAGGTTATTTATATAAGCCAGGATTATAATAAAGAGGTTGCTGACAAGGTAGATATTTTTTATCGTTACGGAGTAGAGTGGTCAATAAATACTGGCTATGTATCACTGTATTATATTGGTGAGTTACTGGAAAAATTATGTATTCGTAATTTTTAG
- the licT gene encoding BglG family transcription antiterminator LicT has translation MIIKKILNNNVVITTNYQMEEIIVMGKGLAYGKQAGDNIDMNKINKTFEVSLKPSQRKMINMLKDIPLEYMEISDCVIKEAKVDLEVDDSLYISLTDHIHTSIERYKEGVYLKNHMLFEIKNFYPKEFELGLLTLKLIKEKYGINMEEDEAAFLALHIVSSEVDRNISDIYEMTNFILEIIGIVKDYFKLELDEDSLSYHRFVTHLKFFGLRVFNKIKQVEDITLNNDLLEIMKEKYVESYLCTSKIQSHIEKTYHYELNDEEVLYLTIHVAKIISKK, from the coding sequence ATGATTATAAAGAAAATTTTAAATAATAATGTTGTTATTACAACTAACTATCAAATGGAGGAAATTATTGTTATGGGGAAAGGCTTGGCTTATGGAAAACAAGCCGGTGATAATATTGATATGAATAAGATCAATAAAACTTTTGAAGTAAGTTTAAAACCAAGTCAAAGAAAAATGATTAATATGTTAAAGGATATTCCTCTCGAATATATGGAGATATCTGATTGTGTTATCAAAGAAGCAAAAGTAGACTTAGAAGTCGACGATTCTCTTTATATCAGTTTAACAGATCATATTCATACAAGCATAGAGCGGTATAAAGAAGGCGTTTATTTAAAAAATCATATGTTATTTGAAATTAAGAATTTCTATCCTAAAGAATTTGAGTTAGGTTTATTAACTTTAAAACTTATTAAAGAAAAATATGGAATAAACATGGAAGAGGATGAAGCGGCATTTTTAGCATTACATATAGTGAGTAGTGAGGTTGATAGAAATATCAGTGATATTTATGAAATGACAAATTTCATATTAGAGATTATTGGTATTGTAAAAGATTATTTTAAATTAGAGTTGGATGAAGATTCTTTATCTTATCATAGATTTGTAACACATTTAAAATTTTTTGGATTACGTGTTTTTAATAAAATAAAGCAAGTGGAAGATATAACCTTAAATAATGACTTGCTTGAAATTATGAAGGAAAAATATGTTGAGTCATATCTTTGTACTTCAAAAATACAATCGCATATTGAAAAGACTTATCATTATGAATTAAATGATGAGGAAGTTTTATATCTTACGATTCATGTTGCAAAAATTATTTCTAAAAAATAA
- a CDS encoding beta-glucoside-specific PTS transporter subunit IIABC — MKYEKLSKNIIEAVGGSNNIVTLQHCMTRLRFTLKDESKANDQKIEAIDGVLSLIKKGGQYQVVIGTHVHDVYLDVCQIANIKEDENFGNKKEKKGIFNSIFSAIIGCVGPIIPILVGTGLGKCILLFVSMMGWANAETSMTYYVFNFVFDAGFTFLPVFTAMAAAKHFKCNMYMAALLGCALVHPQWSGIVSATDPKFIGDMFGFLPLYGMPYTSTLIPAILIVFVMSKVEFGLNKVLPELVRGMLTPLFTLLIMTPLAFVVLAPAMGIISIYLGNALLWCYDTFGMFAIAIMCIIYPWMVATGMHATLAIAGIQILSQSGYDPFSRTLTLTANMAQGAAAFACAVKTKNRDFRNTCLSAGFTAFFAGITEPCIYGVSIRLKKPMYAVMIGSFTGGLYAGFCGLKAFAFMTPSIINLPMWVGGNNPNNLMNAIITMIISAVVTFIATLVIGFDDPKESEVKHDDNKLNQVNCPVKGKIVPLNEVNDEMFSKEVLGKGVAIIPVEGKIYAPANGIISATFETKHAIGLTTENGSEILIHVGIDTVKLEGKPFIQYVEKGEYVKAGSLLLEFDLKMIKEAGLDYTTMVVVTNSNDYLEVIPTKLKKVTKTDPVLTII, encoded by the coding sequence ATGAAATATGAAAAACTTTCAAAAAACATTATTGAAGCTGTAGGAGGGAGTAATAATATTGTAACTTTGCAGCATTGTATGACGCGTTTGAGATTTACTTTAAAGGATGAATCAAAAGCAAATGATCAAAAAATTGAAGCAATTGATGGAGTTTTGTCATTAATCAAGAAAGGCGGTCAATATCAGGTTGTTATTGGTACACATGTTCATGATGTGTATCTTGATGTATGCCAGATTGCAAATATTAAAGAAGATGAAAATTTTGGAAACAAAAAAGAAAAAAAAGGAATTTTTAATTCTATTTTTTCTGCAATTATTGGCTGCGTCGGTCCAATTATTCCTATTTTAGTAGGAACAGGGCTGGGGAAATGTATTTTATTATTTGTATCAATGATGGGATGGGCAAATGCCGAAACATCAATGACTTATTATGTATTTAATTTTGTATTTGATGCTGGCTTTACTTTCTTGCCGGTATTTACCGCAATGGCAGCTGCAAAGCATTTTAAATGTAATATGTATATGGCAGCTTTACTTGGCTGTGCGCTGGTTCATCCACAATGGAGTGGTATTGTTTCAGCGACTGATCCAAAATTTATTGGAGATATGTTTGGTTTCTTACCTTTATATGGAATGCCGTATACATCAACTTTAATTCCAGCTATTTTAATTGTTTTTGTTATGAGCAAAGTAGAATTTGGATTGAATAAAGTATTGCCAGAATTGGTTAGAGGGATGTTAACACCGTTATTTACATTGCTGATTATGACACCGTTAGCATTTGTTGTATTAGCGCCAGCTATGGGGATTATTTCAATTTATTTGGGTAATGCATTGTTATGGTGCTATGATACATTTGGAATGTTTGCTATTGCAATTATGTGTATTATTTATCCATGGATGGTTGCAACGGGTATGCATGCTACTCTAGCAATTGCAGGAATTCAGATTTTATCACAATCAGGATATGACCCATTTTCAAGAACTTTAACTTTAACAGCGAACATGGCGCAAGGTGCTGCTGCTTTTGCTTGTGCGGTTAAAACAAAAAATAGAGATTTTAGGAATACCTGCTTATCTGCCGGATTTACTGCTTTCTTTGCAGGAATTACAGAGCCATGTATCTATGGTGTGTCAATTCGTTTGAAAAAGCCTATGTATGCAGTTATGATTGGAAGTTTTACTGGAGGATTATATGCTGGTTTTTGTGGATTAAAAGCATTTGCTTTCATGACTCCTAGCATTATTAATTTACCAATGTGGGTAGGGGGGAACAACCCTAATAATCTTATGAATGCTATTATTACTATGATTATTTCAGCTGTTGTAACGTTTATTGCAACTTTAGTTATTGGTTTTGATGATCCGAAAGAAAGTGAAGTAAAACACGATGATAATAAATTAAATCAAGTGAATTGTCCTGTTAAAGGGAAGATTGTTCCATTAAACGAAGTTAACGATGAAATGTTTTCAAAAGAAGTTTTAGGGAAGGGTGTTGCTATTATTCCTGTAGAAGGAAAAATCTATGCTCCTGCTAATGGGATTATAAGTGCAACTTTTGAAACAAAACATGCAATTGGCTTAACAACTGAAAATGGCTCTGAAATTCTAATTCATGTTGGAATTGATACCGTTAAATTAGAAGGAAAACCATTTATTCAATATGTTGAAAAAGGTGAGTATGTAAAAGCGGGGTCATTGTTATTAGAATTTGACTTAAAAATGATTAAAGAAGCGGGCTTAGACTATACAACTATGGTTGTTGTAACAAACTCTAATGATTATTTAGAAGTTATTCCAACAAAATTGAAAAAAGTAACAAAAACTGATCCAGTTTTAACTATTATTTAA
- a CDS encoding PHP domain-containing protein: MVYADLHVHTAYSDGIHSIEETIKLAKEKGIKVIAITDHDTVFHFEEVQKVCRQNGLETIRGVEMSCYDYDVHKKVHVVGLGLNNHPYHVEKLCQKTLQCRDEYHHELIEILNQKGLNITYEDAKEYAPYNIVFKMHLFLAIVHKYPEYNDINKYRELFMSETSLDVDSKMGYIDIKEGIKAIREDGGIAIIAHPCEYKNYDEIEKYVSYGLQGIEISHPSMESEDYPLTQELANRFHLIRSGGSDFHNIHLTAIGDFGLTKEQFDELKEEMGR, from the coding sequence ATGGTGTATGCAGATTTACATGTTCACACTGCTTATAGTGATGGTATTCATTCTATTGAAGAAACGATCAAATTAGCTAAGGAAAAAGGAATTAAAGTGATTGCAATTACTGATCATGATACTGTTTTTCATTTCGAAGAAGTGCAAAAGGTATGCCGGCAAAATGGTTTAGAAACAATTCGTGGGGTTGAAATGAGCTGTTATGACTACGATGTACACAAAAAGGTGCATGTTGTTGGTTTGGGGTTAAATAACCATCCGTATCATGTTGAAAAACTATGTCAAAAGACTTTACAATGTAGGGATGAGTATCATCATGAACTTATTGAAATATTAAATCAAAAGGGCTTAAATATTACTTACGAAGACGCTAAAGAATACGCTCCGTATAATATTGTCTTCAAAATGCATTTATTCTTGGCGATTGTTCATAAGTATCCTGAGTATAATGATATTAATAAGTATCGAGAATTGTTTATGAGCGAGACTTCGCTAGATGTAGACTCTAAAATGGGATATATCGATATTAAAGAGGGGATAAAGGCAATTCGTGAGGATGGAGGAATTGCTATTATTGCCCATCCTTGTGAATATAAAAATTATGATGAAATTGAAAAATATGTCAGCTATGGCTTACAGGGAATTGAAATATCACATCCTAGTATGGAATCTGAAGATTATCCTTTAACACAGGAACTTGCAAATAGATTTCATCTTATAAGAAGTGGTGGCAGTGATTTCCATAATATCCATTTAACTGCAATTGGTGATTTTGGATTAACTAAAGAGCAATTTGATGAATTGAAAGAGGAAATGGGTAGATAA
- a CDS encoding tyrosine-protein phosphatase, whose amino-acid sequence MRIVNIKNFRDIKGYSSQDGFVIKPYMIFRGGALDKLTIKEQNHFVDHLKIKYILDFRDEAEASLAPDKQHENILYERISALKMQSHDQYGFDFGTMLQGEMTKEKYNYLMSYIKAGYKEMAFNNPAYHRLFELLLRNDGYVYFHCTAGKDRTGVAGFLIMIALGMSEEDAIQEYLLSNIYLKESNDELCQQLQIPEKLREECRPLLYVQRELIEIMIQSIRVKYRSYDEFLLQEYNFDNEKRRRLKEIYCE is encoded by the coding sequence ATGCGAATAGTTAATATTAAAAATTTTAGAGATATTAAGGGATATAGCTCTCAAGATGGTTTTGTAATAAAACCCTACATGATTTTTAGGGGTGGTGCTTTAGATAAATTAACTATAAAAGAACAAAATCATTTTGTTGATCATTTAAAAATAAAATATATTCTTGATTTTAGAGATGAAGCTGAAGCAAGCTTAGCACCGGATAAGCAGCATGAAAATATTTTATATGAACGTATCAGTGCTCTTAAAATGCAATCGCATGATCAATATGGTTTTGATTTTGGTACTATGCTGCAAGGAGAGATGACTAAAGAAAAATACAACTATCTAATGTCTTATATCAAAGCAGGATATAAAGAGATGGCTTTTAATAATCCTGCGTATCATCGCTTGTTCGAATTGTTATTAAGAAATGATGGCTATGTTTATTTTCACTGTACTGCTGGAAAAGATAGGACTGGAGTTGCCGGCTTTTTGATTATGATTGCTCTAGGAATGAGTGAAGAAGATGCAATCCAAGAATACTTGTTATCCAATATTTATTTAAAAGAAAGTAATGATGAATTATGTCAGCAGCTACAAATTCCTGAGAAATTAAGGGAGGAATGTAGACCCTTATTATATGTTCAAAGAGAATTGATTGAAATAATGATTCAATCAATTCGGGTTAAATATAGAAGTTATGATGAATTTTTATTACAAGAATATAATTTTGATAACGAAAAAAGAAGAAGATTGAAAGAAATATATTGTGAATAG
- a CDS encoding MgtC/SapB family protein: MGILPFDIKFYIVNHGIWVIRIMIAAFCGCLIGYERSSRNKGAGVRTHAILALGSALIMLVSKYGFIDINEIDGSRIAAQIVSGVGFLGAGVIFVKNGNVSGLTTAAGMWATSGVGMCIGAGLYDIGIITTIILIGLQILFHRGFFLKVTQNNQNIQMEIYYEDYALKDIREVFDKYGIDIHSMKVENLKNKSMFLEMETYVNKGFQKESLVEEMMNKTYFKMLNYY, encoded by the coding sequence GTGGGAATTTTGCCATTTGATATTAAATTCTATATAGTAAATCATGGAATATGGGTTATAAGAATTATGATTGCTGCATTTTGCGGCTGTTTGATTGGCTATGAACGAAGTAGTCGAAATAAGGGGGCGGGGGTGCGTACACATGCTATCCTTGCTTTGGGGTCTGCTTTAATAATGTTAGTATCAAAATATGGTTTTATAGACATAAATGAAATAGATGGTTCTCGTATAGCTGCCCAAATCGTAAGCGGCGTTGGTTTTTTGGGCGCAGGCGTTATTTTTGTAAAGAATGGTAATGTTTCAGGTTTAACAACTGCTGCTGGAATGTGGGCAACATCTGGAGTAGGAATGTGTATTGGTGCAGGATTATATGATATCGGAATTATAACAACAATTATTTTGATAGGATTACAGATATTGTTTCATAGGGGGTTCTTTTTAAAGGTCACACAAAATAATCAAAACATACAAATGGAAATCTATTATGAAGATTATGCATTGAAAGATATTCGTGAAGTTTTTGATAAATATGGTATTGATATACATTCTATGAAAGTTGAGAATCTAAAAAATAAATCTATGTTTTTAGAAATGGAGACTTATGTGAATAAAGGGTTTCAAAAAGAATCACTAGTAGAAGAAATGATGAATAAAACATATTTTAAAATGTTGAACTATTATTAG